Proteins from a single region of Clostridia bacterium:
- a CDS encoding glycosyltransferase produces MNVTIICEVLGEANNGTSVAAYNLINHLKAKGHNVKVVCPDEDKRGQDGWYVLPQKNFGAIINRMIKRNGVVMPKFSKEIIGEAIKDADVVHIMIPLFMARKCSKFVKRAGKPITAGFHAQAENFTSHIGLMGSRIINNIIYRWYYGNLYKRADCIHYPTQFIRDVFEKQIGRKTNGVVISNGVNDCFRPAPAEKPEQYRDKFCVLFTGRFSKEKSHKVLLKAIAKSKYADRIQLFFAGNGPTEKRIMRMGEKRLPNAPVIGFYSREELVRLINSCDLYCHPAEVEIEAIACLEAICCGLVPVIADSPKCATKNFALDGRCLFKVNDSADLAKKIDYFIEHPEERAALRERYLRESASFDQRTCMEQMEQMLLDVAARAKAAESAKAIAAAEAKAAAVRERARVNAGAEALGELFDASEPELEDSEETESGDCGAPAKR; encoded by the coding sequence ATGAACGTTACGATAATCTGCGAGGTTCTGGGCGAAGCGAATAACGGCACCTCCGTCGCCGCCTATAACCTCATAAACCACCTTAAAGCAAAAGGTCACAACGTCAAGGTCGTCTGTCCGGACGAAGACAAGCGCGGGCAGGACGGCTGGTACGTGCTGCCGCAAAAAAACTTCGGCGCGATCATAAATCGGATGATCAAACGCAACGGCGTCGTTATGCCTAAGTTCAGCAAGGAGATAATCGGCGAAGCGATAAAAGACGCCGACGTCGTGCATATCATGATACCGCTCTTTATGGCGCGGAAATGCTCGAAGTTCGTCAAGCGCGCGGGCAAGCCGATCACGGCGGGCTTCCACGCGCAGGCGGAGAATTTCACGTCGCACATCGGACTGATGGGCTCGCGAATCATCAATAATATCATCTACCGCTGGTATTACGGCAATCTCTATAAGCGCGCCGACTGCATACACTACCCGACACAGTTTATCCGCGACGTTTTCGAGAAGCAGATCGGCAGAAAGACCAACGGCGTAGTTATCTCCAACGGCGTCAACGACTGCTTCAGGCCCGCTCCCGCGGAGAAGCCGGAGCAGTACCGCGACAAGTTCTGCGTGCTTTTCACGGGCAGGTTCTCGAAGGAGAAGTCGCATAAGGTGCTGCTCAAAGCGATCGCTAAATCGAAGTACGCCGACCGCATACAGCTCTTCTTCGCAGGCAACGGGCCGACCGAAAAGCGCATTATGCGCATGGGCGAAAAGCGCCTCCCCAACGCGCCGGTCATCGGCTTTTACTCCCGCGAAGAACTTGTCAGGCTCATCAACTCCTGCGACCTCTACTGCCACCCCGCCGAGGTAGAGATCGAAGCGATTGCCTGTCTCGAAGCGATATGCTGCGGGCTCGTCCCCGTCATCGCTGATTCGCCGAAGTGCGCGACAAAGAACTTCGCGCTCGACGGGCGCTGCCTCTTCAAGGTCAACGACAGCGCGGATCTGGCGAAAAAGATAGACTACTTCATCGAGCATCCCGAGGAACGCGCCGCGCTGCGCGAGCGCTATCTGCGCGAAAGCGCCTCCTTCGACCAGCGGACGTGTATGGAGCAGATGGAGCAGATGCTTCTCGACGTCGCCGCGAGGGCGAAAGCCGCGGAAAGCGCCAAGGCGATCGCCGCCGCCGAGGCGAAGGCCGCCGCGGTGCGGGAAAGAGCCCGCGTCAACGCCGGAGCCGAAGCGCTCGGCGAGCTTTTCGACGCCTCCGAGCCCGAGCTTGAAGACTCGGAAGAGACTGAATCCGGCGATTGCGGCGCGCCTGCCAAACGCTGA
- a CDS encoding helix-turn-helix transcriptional regulator produces MRTKNEIAENGCEYSYDKLWKLLIDRKLRKKDLQKLTHISPAVIAKMGRGEAVNLSTLGKICVVLECGLSDVVDIVKKVKPKKRRSKTAII; encoded by the coding sequence ATGCGCACGAAAAACGAAATAGCCGAAAACGGCTGCGAATATTCCTACGACAAGCTCTGGAAGCTGCTCATAGACCGCAAGCTTCGCAAGAAGGATCTGCAGAAGCTGACTCACATCAGCCCCGCGGTCATCGCGAAGATGGGGCGCGGCGAGGCGGTCAACCTCTCCACGCTGGGCAAGATATGCGTCGTGCTCGAATGCGGGCTTTCCGACGTCGTCGATATCGTCAAGAAGGTCAAGCCGAAAAAACGCAGAAGCAAGACCGCGATAATATAA
- a CDS encoding response regulator has product MEFLKRLITSEYLIYSMVFAGSALMAYNIFLYVRFARRVRKRGNWDKERRVLNLPIVLLILFLAGYLIVGIFGKPDIVISAILFGGSIFVFVMMWLIQRTVSRVQENEHLEAQLSAAEEASRAKTFFLSNMTHDLRTPLNAIIGYTTLAKKEESPEKQLEYVNKIDTASRQLLAIVNDVLEMSRIESGKIELEQRRTDIEECVREAGEIIKTQLNEKNITFTQSSDVEDKWVLCDKNLLTRVLMNLLSNAGKFTGENGAVELGLKQLSKDGGTGCYEIRVKDTGIGMDQDFVEHMFSPFERERVSTVSKIQGTGLGMSITKNILDMMGGSIEVVTEKGKGTEFIINVSFPIEKPEETKAESETAIRFDGLRALLVEDNEVNMEIANLLLTQAGFEIDRAENGRIAVDKVAASEDGYYDVILMDIQMPVMDGCSAARAIRSLPDPALSGIPIVAVTANAFREDIAVAEAAGMNGHIAKPLNVEEMLSTLKSVIDGKKQGLI; this is encoded by the coding sequence ATGGAGTTTCTGAAGCGGCTGATAACATCCGAATATCTGATTTATTCCATGGTGTTCGCGGGAAGCGCGCTGATGGCGTATAATATCTTCCTTTACGTTCGTTTCGCCCGCAGGGTGCGCAAGCGCGGGAACTGGGATAAGGAGCGCCGCGTACTGAATCTGCCGATAGTGCTGCTGATACTGTTTCTCGCGGGCTACCTGATCGTCGGAATATTCGGCAAGCCGGATATCGTCATATCGGCTATCCTCTTCGGAGGAAGCATATTCGTTTTCGTAATGATGTGGCTGATACAGCGGACGGTCAGCAGGGTGCAGGAAAACGAGCACCTTGAAGCGCAGCTTTCCGCGGCCGAGGAAGCGAGCAGAGCGAAGACGTTTTTCCTTTCCAACATGACCCACGACCTGCGTACTCCGCTGAACGCGATAATCGGCTACACCACGCTCGCTAAAAAAGAGGAGTCGCCTGAAAAACAGCTTGAGTACGTCAATAAGATCGATACGGCGAGCCGTCAGCTCCTGGCTATCGTCAACGACGTTCTGGAAATGAGCCGCATCGAGAGCGGCAAAATAGAGCTCGAACAGCGCAGAACGGATATCGAAGAATGCGTCCGCGAGGCCGGAGAGATCATTAAAACGCAGTTGAACGAGAAAAACATCACCTTCACGCAGTCGAGCGACGTGGAGGACAAGTGGGTCCTCTGCGATAAAAACCTGCTGACCAGAGTGCTCATGAACCTTTTGAGCAACGCGGGCAAGTTCACTGGCGAAAACGGCGCCGTCGAGCTCGGGTTGAAGCAGCTGTCCAAAGACGGCGGCACCGGCTGTTACGAGATCCGCGTGAAAGACACCGGTATCGGTATGGATCAGGACTTCGTCGAGCATATGTTCTCGCCGTTCGAGCGCGAACGCGTCTCCACCGTAAGCAAGATACAGGGCACAGGACTCGGTATGTCGATAACCAAGAACATACTCGATATGATGGGCGGCAGTATAGAGGTCGTCACCGAAAAGGGCAAAGGCACCGAGTTCATCATCAACGTGTCGTTCCCGATAGAAAAGCCGGAGGAAACGAAGGCGGAGAGCGAAACCGCGATAAGATTCGACGGACTCCGCGCGCTGCTCGTAGAGGATAACGAGGTTAATATGGAGATAGCGAATCTGCTGCTTACGCAGGCGGGCTTCGAGATCGACAGGGCGGAAAACGGCAGGATCGCGGTCGACAAGGTCGCCGCTTCCGAAGACGGCTATTACGACGTTATACTTATGGATATCCAGATGCCCGTTATGGACGGCTGTTCCGCCGCGCGCGCGATCCGTTCGCTTCCGGATCCTGCGCTTTCGGGGATACCGATTGTGGCGGTGACCGCCAACGCGTTCCGCGAGGATATAGCCGTCGCGGAAGCGGCGGGTATGAACGGCCATATCGCCAAGCCGCTGAACGTAGAAGAAATGCTCTCCACGCTGAAGAGCGTTATCGACGGGAAAAAGCAGGGGCTTATCTGA
- a CDS encoding YgjV family protein, whose amino-acid sequence MNDIIIGNVCSLCAAVTDSISGAQKKRNRILAFQTLSQVFYGVGTIILKGYSSTVQNGVAILRNFAAMKRIKSKAVEWILILLGVALGIVFNNLGLLGWLPIAANLEYSLAVFRFKDNVRLLKIAFIINMLMYLTFSIMIKNYVAAVANVVVAVITAIALIKGEPESADGSEAEEKNEESQTADEE is encoded by the coding sequence ATGAACGATATCATAATCGGCAACGTGTGCAGCCTTTGCGCCGCCGTCACAGATTCCATAAGCGGCGCGCAGAAGAAGCGCAACCGCATACTCGCCTTCCAGACGCTGAGCCAGGTCTTCTACGGCGTCGGCACGATAATCCTGAAGGGCTACAGCAGCACCGTGCAGAACGGCGTCGCGATACTCCGCAACTTCGCCGCGATGAAGCGGATAAAGAGCAAGGCCGTCGAGTGGATACTCATTCTGCTCGGCGTCGCGCTCGGGATCGTCTTCAACAACCTCGGCCTGCTCGGCTGGCTGCCGATCGCCGCGAACCTCGAATACTCGCTCGCCGTGTTCCGGTTCAAGGACAACGTGCGCCTGCTGAAGATCGCATTTATAATAAACATGCTGATGTATCTGACCTTCAGCATTATGATAAAGAATTACGTCGCCGCCGTCGCGAACGTCGTCGTCGCGGTCATAACCGCGATCGCGCTGATAAAGGGCGAGCCCGAATCCGCGGACGGATCCGAAGCGGAAGAGAAAAACGAAGAATCGCAAACAGCGGACGAAGAATAA
- a CDS encoding RNA methyltransferase: MPNIIEVTDLSAPGLEDYAKLTERELFHQNKPECGIFIAESPNVIHRALDAGFTPLSLLMERSQIAKTADVLERCGDIPLYTSSMEVLSELTGFKLTRGVLCAMRRKPELTLEEVLRGATRVTVLEDVVNPTNLGAIYRSAAALGMDAVLLTPGCCDPLYRRCIRVSMGTVFQTPWAHVGEETSDWPHPGMEILKEHGFKTVAMALKNDSVAIDSPALAAEKKLAIILGTEGDGLADSTIAACDYTVKIPMSHGVDSLNVAAASAIAYWQLGNR, from the coding sequence ATGCCGAACATAATCGAAGTTACAGACCTCTCCGCGCCCGGACTTGAGGACTACGCGAAGCTGACCGAGCGGGAGCTTTTCCATCAGAACAAGCCCGAATGCGGCATATTCATCGCCGAGAGCCCGAACGTCATACACCGCGCGCTCGACGCGGGCTTCACGCCGCTTTCGCTGCTGATGGAGCGCAGTCAGATCGCCAAGACCGCCGACGTGCTCGAACGCTGCGGGGATATACCGCTTTACACCTCCTCGATGGAGGTGCTTTCCGAGCTGACCGGTTTCAAGCTGACGCGCGGAGTCCTCTGCGCTATGCGGCGCAAGCCGGAGCTGACGCTCGAAGAAGTTCTCCGCGGCGCGACCCGCGTTACCGTTCTCGAAGACGTCGTGAACCCGACGAACCTCGGCGCGATATACCGCTCCGCCGCGGCGCTCGGTATGGACGCGGTGCTGCTGACTCCCGGCTGCTGCGATCCGCTTTACCGCCGATGCATCCGCGTCAGCATGGGCACCGTCTTCCAGACGCCGTGGGCGCACGTCGGCGAGGAAACGTCCGACTGGCCGCACCCGGGAATGGAGATACTCAAAGAGCACGGATTCAAGACCGTCGCGATGGCGCTGAAAAACGACTCCGTCGCCATCGACTCCCCCGCGCTCGCCGCGGAGAAAAAGCTCGCGATAATACTCGGCACGGAGGGCGACGGGCTCGCCGATTCGACGATAGCCGCATGCGACTACACCGTGAAGATCCCAATGTCACACGGCGTCGACTCGCTCAACGTCGCCGCCGCGAGCGCGATCGCATACTGGCAGCTGGGAAACAGATGA
- a CDS encoding recombinase family protein, producing MKGVIYARYSSDNQREESIEGQIRECKAFAEKNGIDIIEIYIDRALSAKTDNRPDFQRLIKESGSKKFEVLLVWKLDRFARNKFDSAHYKRILKNNGVHVVSATEVISDGPEGILLESLLEGMAEYYSADLSEKVMRGQTENALKCMYNGGTLPIGYVIDKEQHFQIDPVAAPLVLQAFTDYSNGKSMREVTDMLNLAGIRTKRGGKVSINSVTRMLHNRRYIGEYQYRDVVHPHGIPVIIPEDLFERVQERLAKTKKAPAKFKAEDEYLLTTKLFCGKCNCYMAGESGTSHTGIVHRYYKCVSVKNHKGCDKKSVQKEWIENLVIDQIKKILFDDEMIEKLADMGMERQRKENTVLPMLKRQLAETEKGIRNFVDAIQQGIITESTKERLEGLERIKKELSAQIAREELLQPPEFTRDQFLFWFERMRKYDTTKLVHRRRLIDSFVNAIYLYDDRITLVFNFKDGTKTITFAELEESGLGSDINALAAPKPPPDAGGGFY from the coding sequence ATGAAAGGCGTGATCTACGCAAGGTATTCCAGTGACAACCAGCGTGAAGAGTCTATAGAAGGTCAGATCCGTGAATGCAAAGCGTTCGCCGAGAAGAACGGTATCGACATCATCGAGATCTACATCGACCGCGCGCTGTCCGCGAAGACAGATAACCGTCCGGATTTTCAGCGGCTGATCAAGGAGAGCGGAAGCAAGAAGTTTGAAGTCCTGCTCGTATGGAAGCTCGACCGTTTCGCACGGAACAAGTTCGACTCGGCGCACTACAAACGGATCCTGAAGAACAACGGCGTTCACGTTGTATCAGCTACAGAAGTCATTTCGGACGGGCCGGAAGGAATACTGCTTGAATCGCTACTCGAAGGCATGGCGGAATACTATTCTGCCGATCTTTCGGAAAAGGTCATGCGCGGGCAAACAGAAAACGCGCTGAAATGTATGTACAACGGCGGTACACTCCCTATCGGGTACGTCATCGACAAGGAACAGCACTTTCAAATCGATCCGGTCGCGGCGCCGCTGGTATTGCAGGCGTTCACCGACTATTCAAACGGCAAGTCTATGCGTGAAGTAACGGATATGCTGAATCTTGCAGGAATCCGCACGAAACGCGGAGGTAAGGTCAGCATCAACAGCGTGACACGAATGCTACATAACCGCAGGTACATCGGCGAGTATCAGTATCGCGACGTCGTTCATCCGCACGGAATTCCGGTGATTATACCGGAAGATCTGTTTGAACGCGTGCAGGAACGCTTGGCTAAAACAAAGAAAGCCCCTGCCAAATTCAAGGCAGAGGATGAGTATCTGTTGACGACCAAACTGTTCTGCGGAAAATGCAACTGCTATATGGCGGGAGAGTCCGGCACAAGCCACACCGGGATCGTTCACCGGTATTACAAGTGCGTGAGCGTGAAGAACCACAAGGGCTGCGACAAGAAGTCCGTGCAGAAAGAGTGGATCGAAAACCTCGTCATCGACCAAATCAAGAAGATCCTGTTCGACGATGAAATGATCGAAAAACTTGCGGACATGGGCATGGAGCGTCAACGCAAAGAAAACACGGTGCTTCCCATGCTGAAACGGCAGCTTGCCGAAACGGAAAAAGGCATACGGAACTTTGTGGACGCGATCCAGCAAGGGATCATCACGGAATCGACGAAGGAACGGCTTGAAGGGTTGGAAAGAATAAAGAAAGAACTTTCGGCGCAAATCGCACGGGAAGAATTGCTCCAACCGCCGGAATTCACCAGAGATCAATTCCTGTTCTGGTTTGAGCGGATGCGCAAGTACGACACCACGAAGCTCGTTCACCGTCGCCGACTGATCGACAGTTTTGTCAATGCGATATACCTTTACGATGACAGGATCACCCTCGTCTTTAATTTCAAAGACGGCACAAAAACGATAACTTTCGCCGAGCTTGAGGAATCAGGCTTGGGTTCGGATATAAATGCACTCGCTGCACCAAAACCGCCTCCGGACGCCGGGGGCGGTTTTTATTGA
- a CDS encoding helix-turn-helix transcriptional regulator, with amino-acid sequence MARSYNKLWKLMIDKKINKTQLCKAAGITTNAMAKLGRDESVPLETLEKICVVLNCTINDIVDVNK; translated from the coding sequence TTGGCTCGCTCTTATAATAAATTGTGGAAGCTTATGATCGACAAAAAAATCAACAAAACCCAGTTGTGCAAGGCGGCGGGTATCACCACAAACGCCATGGCAAAACTGGGACGTGATGAGTCTGTTCCTTTGGAAACACTTGAGAAGATTTGTGTTGTATTGAACTGCACTATTAATGATATTGTTGATGTTAACAAATAA
- a CDS encoding DUF1848 domain-containing protein yields MIISASRRTDIPTYYSEWFFNRIREGFVYVRNPMSIHQISEISLHPDVVDGIVFWTKNPIPMIDRLHELDRYVYYFQFTLNSYGTDVEPNIPSKKEVIIPAFKKLSKTIGKDRIIWRYDPILLNDKYTVDYHIKYFRILAERLSGYTEKCTISFIDLYKNTQRNTAPLQIRNPTDEQVQMLMSEFSQIANENGIHIDTCSEKIDLDKFGITHAHCIDRARFERLGNYALKIEKDKNQRQECGCIASIDIGAYNTCKNGCLYCYANYSQKTVRANNKLHDPQSPLLFGSVGQDDVIKQREVRSCRDCQIKLF; encoded by the coding sequence ATGATAATAAGTGCAAGCAGAAGAACCGATATCCCAACCTATTATTCGGAGTGGTTTTTCAACAGAATACGCGAAGGGTTTGTGTACGTTCGGAATCCTATGAGCATACACCAGATAAGCGAAATATCGCTTCATCCGGATGTTGTCGATGGCATTGTTTTCTGGACTAAAAATCCAATTCCTATGATTGATAGACTCCATGAACTCGACAGGTATGTGTACTATTTTCAATTCACATTGAATTCGTACGGAACAGATGTTGAACCGAACATTCCTTCAAAAAAAGAAGTGATTATTCCGGCTTTTAAAAAACTATCGAAAACCATAGGAAAAGACAGAATTATTTGGAGATATGATCCAATTCTTCTGAACGACAAGTACACGGTAGATTATCATATTAAGTATTTTAGGATTTTGGCCGAAAGACTATCGGGATATACGGAAAAATGTACGATCAGTTTTATTGACCTTTACAAGAATACACAACGCAATACTGCTCCACTTCAGATACGAAACCCCACTGATGAGCAAGTACAAATGCTCATGAGCGAGTTTAGTCAAATAGCAAATGAAAACGGAATCCACATAGACACTTGTTCTGAAAAAATTGATTTGGATAAATTCGGAATTACACATGCGCATTGTATTGATCGGGCGAGATTTGAACGCCTTGGGAATTACGCTTTGAAAATCGAAAAAGATAAAAACCAAAGGCAAGAGTGTGGTTGCATTGCAAGCATAGATATTGGTGCATATAATACATGTAAAAACGGATGTTTGTATTGCTATGCAAATTACAGCCAAAAAACAGTGCGTGCGAATAATAAATTACACGATCCCCAGTCCCCGCTATTGTTTGGTAGTGTTGGTCAAGATGATGTAATTAAACAAAGAGAAGTCCGTTCATGTCGAGATTGTCAAATAAAATTGTTTTAA
- a CDS encoding phosphotransferase: MRFVTKTPIEKGWSGDKKYCAVSPEGYKFFLRIAPQKKAERTRGAFEYQKRVAELDVPMCVPIKIGETTEGDVYTVQSWIEGVAADEVVRDLSPEEQYRYGVESGRILKLIHSIPAPPNAPDWEPRFNAKMDYKIKKYIECPIKVDGAECFIDYIEQNRLLLRGRPQCFQHGDYHIGNMMIENGKLVIIDFDRYDFGDPWEEFNRIVWCAQKAPRFACGMIDGYFDGDVPADFWKLLALYISSNTLSSIPWAIPFGESEIQKFVEQTKDIMGWYDDMRTVIPSWYGK, translated from the coding sequence ATGCGATTCGTTACCAAGACTCCGATTGAAAAGGGTTGGTCGGGTGATAAAAAGTACTGTGCGGTGTCGCCGGAAGGATACAAATTCTTTCTGCGTATCGCGCCTCAGAAAAAGGCTGAACGCACGCGCGGAGCGTTTGAATACCAGAAACGGGTAGCCGAGTTGGATGTACCTATGTGCGTTCCGATCAAGATAGGCGAAACAACGGAAGGCGACGTTTACACTGTGCAAAGTTGGATCGAAGGTGTTGCTGCAGATGAAGTAGTGCGCGATCTGTCGCCTGAAGAGCAATACCGTTATGGCGTCGAATCGGGAAGAATACTCAAACTCATCCATTCCATCCCCGCGCCTCCGAATGCGCCGGATTGGGAACCGCGCTTCAACGCTAAAATGGATTATAAGATCAAGAAATATATCGAATGCCCGATTAAGGTCGATGGCGCCGAGTGCTTTATCGATTACATAGAGCAAAACCGCCTGCTTCTTCGCGGCCGGCCGCAATGCTTCCAGCACGGCGACTACCACATTGGGAATATGATGATCGAAAACGGGAAACTTGTGATCATCGACTTTGATCGTTATGATTTCGGCGATCCGTGGGAGGAATTCAATCGTATCGTTTGGTGTGCGCAGAAAGCGCCGCGTTTCGCCTGCGGTATGATCGACGGCTATTTCGACGGCGACGTGCCGGCAGATTTTTGGAAGTTGCTTGCGCTTTACATCAGCAGCAACACGCTTTCCTCTATCCCGTGGGCAATCCCATTTGGCGAAAGCGAGATTCAAAAATTCGTTGAGCAAACAAAAGACATTATGGGATGGTACGACGATATGAGAACAGTCATTCCTTCGTGGTATGGGAAATAA
- a CDS encoding GNAT family N-acetyltransferase has protein sequence MRFDWKDYTNDTMPFVEEWLDDYAVKMTGMDDGWRAFHEYWVTDGEMTPGKDYWCKVVYDGEAPFAVIALSVYKGDFHIMELLVKPEKRGKGFGTALLCDLLSYGEMIIGHRIKKATAVIFPNNPASQKAFERAGFVFDHADDDGDAWYYCYSSGLYSGQPS, from the coding sequence GTGAGATTTGATTGGAAAGACTACACAAACGATACAATGCCCTTTGTCGAGGAATGGCTTGATGACTACGCCGTAAAAATGACCGGAATGGACGACGGTTGGCGGGCATTTCACGAGTACTGGGTCACCGACGGCGAAATGACACCCGGCAAAGATTACTGGTGCAAAGTCGTTTATGACGGCGAAGCTCCTTTTGCAGTGATCGCGTTATCTGTATACAAAGGCGATTTTCACATTATGGAACTCCTTGTAAAGCCGGAAAAACGAGGAAAAGGTTTTGGAACAGCTCTTCTGTGCGATTTGCTTTCATACGGAGAAATGATTATCGGTCATCGGATAAAGAAAGCTACCGCCGTGATCTTCCCAAATAATCCGGCATCGCAAAAAGCGTTTGAAAGGGCGGGTTTCGTTTTTGACCATGCAGACGATGACGGCGACGCATGGTATTACTGCTATAGTTCCGGATTATACAGTGGACAACCTTCGTGA
- a CDS encoding phosphotransferase: MEHVLDSTLFQEELRLYGLDGNDVHLIRSKEGVIVARVRWDNGTAVLKCFENTAFRREIQNYDILHGCGIPTITVLGKSDRSILLEDVDSSDTYRLGMEQDLDAPAVIKAIAKWYKILHTNGGQYVQQYGSGMYEEWDCFTMENIEAIRDRFELAGSEGLKAIMDHYGELRERIDAAPRTLTYNDFYHTNLVVKKDASEAMMFDYNLLGKGNPASDIRNVTYWFTEENKKLFFSVYGKTDNELLLLDRICDPVVSLYYAMSRDVFPKWAKEAVDKLEEIPKLIAELGV; encoded by the coding sequence ATGGAACATGTGTTGGATTCCACCTTATTCCAAGAGGAACTTCGTTTATATGGGTTAGACGGGAATGACGTCCACCTTATCCGAAGCAAAGAAGGCGTGATCGTAGCAAGAGTGCGTTGGGACAATGGCACGGCAGTTTTGAAGTGCTTTGAAAACACAGCATTCCGCAGAGAGATTCAGAATTACGATATTTTGCATGGCTGCGGCATTCCGACCATCACTGTGCTGGGAAAAAGCGACCGCTCGATTCTACTGGAGGATGTAGACTCCTCTGATACATATCGTCTTGGTATGGAGCAGGATCTCGACGCCCCGGCCGTAATCAAAGCAATTGCGAAATGGTATAAAATCCTCCACACCAATGGCGGACAGTATGTTCAGCAATATGGCTCTGGAATGTACGAGGAATGGGACTGCTTTACTATGGAAAATATCGAGGCCATTCGGGATCGATTCGAGCTGGCAGGCTCTGAAGGACTGAAGGCCATCATGGATCACTATGGGGAGTTACGGGAAAGAATAGACGCCGCCCCACGCACGCTCACCTATAATGACTTCTATCACACCAACCTGGTGGTCAAAAAAGACGCTTCTGAAGCCATGATGTTTGATTATAACCTGCTGGGAAAAGGAAATCCTGCCTCTGATATCAGGAACGTCACATATTGGTTCACAGAGGAAAACAAGAAACTGTTCTTCTCAGTGTACGGGAAAACAGATAACGAGCTTCTGCTTCTTGACCGGATCTGTGACCCTGTTGTTTCCCTCTATTATGCCATGAGCAGGGATGTTTTTCCCAAGTGGGCAAAAGAGGCTGTCGATAAGCTCGAAGAGATTCCAAAACTCATTGCAGAATTAGGTGTGTGA